From a region of the Sulfuriferula plumbiphila genome:
- a CDS encoding nuclear transport factor 2 family protein: MYPTVELAEIAFYQAFEDASVEAMMAVWSGTAVISCIHPTGPALLGIDAIRASWQQIFAGGSGVTLQVNVLREYASTTQVVHLVEEHLTVAGNTAQQGHVLATNVYQLEDDGWRMVSHHGAPAPRPQQTDKAPTLH, encoded by the coding sequence ATGTACCCTACTGTTGAACTTGCCGAAATCGCTTTTTATCAGGCCTTTGAAGACGCCAGCGTGGAGGCCATGATGGCCGTCTGGTCGGGCACGGCAGTGATCAGCTGCATCCATCCCACCGGGCCGGCGTTGCTGGGAATAGATGCGATACGCGCGAGCTGGCAACAGATTTTTGCCGGTGGCAGCGGGGTCACGCTGCAGGTCAATGTGCTGCGCGAATACGCCAGCACCACTCAGGTGGTGCATCTGGTCGAGGAGCATCTGACCGTGGCCGGCAACACGGCGCAACAAGGGCATGTGCTCGCCACCAATGTGTATCAGCTGGAGGATGACGGCTGGCGCATGGTGTCGCATCACGGCGCACCTGCGCCGCGTCCCCAGCAAACGGACAAGGCGCCGACCTTGCACTGA